The Plasmodium vivax chromosome 13, whole genome shotgun sequence nucleotide sequence ATGGAGTGATAATTGTTTgctgtttcttcttttagGCCCACTTCAAATAACTGGTTGGTTAATCCACTTAGTATCTGCTTAACCCTTAAATTGTCTTCGGTAAAATGGTGCCACTCTGGTACCTTTTCTAGGCatatctttttaatatataacgGATCCGTTAGATCCGAAAATTCTTGGGCACACAATGGtatgtcgttttttttattaatttcttGTAAAGGAAATGGATTTTTGGATATTTCTATTTCCTGATTTAGCTGAATAGTGCTATACATTTTTAGGTCTTCAGGACAACAGACGGTTCCATTTTTGGTCGCTTTCAAATTTCCATTGTTCGCATTTTCAACATttgataaattatttttatcatttttaatattttcatatgtcCTGCTGATACTTTCCATTTTCGCTTGTTGGCTGTAGTGCGTTATTCTTTggattttgtttctttttcttctcaagTGTATTGAAATGTGAAGGGAGTGCAAGAAGCGCGCATATATGGGGTTCATATAAAACATGCGCGTGACGCGTGCAAATAAGGGGTTCAAATGAAGGGTGGGTGTAAGGCATAGACGAAAATTAGTAGCTATCACGCGTGGTTGTAACGAGTGGCTATAACGAGTGGCTATAACGAGCGGTTACAACGAGTGACTACAACGAGTGGCTACAACGAGTGGCTATATCGCGCTGTTTAATTGCGCTGTTTAATTGCGCTGTTTAATTGCGCCGTTTAATCGCGCTGTTTAATCGCGTTGCTTAATCACGCCGCTACAACGCGTGCAAACGGTTACGCTATTTTCGAACGACGTTTTACAGATGTTGCGTTTTCAAAAATCCCCGAACTAAATTATGGAATTTTTAAGTGCACAAGCACACGCGTAAGCacatataaacaaataataaaatagcgagctatgtatacacatatgtttatgtaagcagattttataaattcacAAATGTTTTTCAATCAGCCCCTCAACGATATATAGACTTTTACTTTTGCgttaaattcttttaaatcGTTTTTAAcgtaaaaagttaaaaaactaaaatgaaatacacatatatgttgTGAAATCCACAAAGTGCAACATTTGGAAATAGATTTAATTCAAAATACAATTTCCCAAatgtcgaaaaaaaaaggattttttttttttggcactgACCATGCGAGGTGCAAGAATAATGCCCTAATGTtgcaattatataaattgtcAACGGGTGGaggtatatattttttgttcgtgCTATTTTATTGCCCTAAAGTTTTACAGTTAAGTCGTTTTACAGTTTTGACGCTTTGCAGCTTTGACGCTTTACAGCTTCGACGCTTTACAGCTTTGACGCTTTGCAGCTTTGACGTTTTATAGTTTTACTGCTTTGTTGATTTATCGCTTTACTGCTTTGCCCGTTCACTACTTTGTTGGTTTGCTGCCTTATCgctttcttatttttctcttttgaaaaatgtcaGTTGCGCGCTGTGTGTATCTTTGAGTAACCGTTCAGAAGAACTTTCCTTTGTGATgtgttttactttttatcTTTTGTAAAACAAGTTTTCAAATGTGGAAAATAGCACCTTGCCATAACACAAAACAAATATTTGTTGGGGGGGGGATATCGGTCaaataatgttttatttaaccTTTTGTTTATTGCTTTAATCCTTATATTTGTTTCAAAGCACAATAGATAATTCCGTGCTtgattcaaaaaaaaaaaaatcttagTACTCTctcataatatatttgcttTTATCCCAATTAGGAACAAAAACACGAAAGGTGTACTAAAATGatgattatttataaatcAAATTAACCACATACAAGTATCACTGAAAGTATAATTCTATGAATACATCTAACggtataattaaaatgtattacgcttttatttttaaaaaattacatggaaaaaacagaaaataatataataaaatgaaatacgcaaaaaaaaaaaagaagtataaAGTATAAGGCATTTCAGAGTGATCGTAATACTCTGGTTTTCACGCAGTTATACTCATACTAAGGCTAACATTAAAATGTAAGTTTTTTATGTAACTGTTTCTTACAgataaattatgtataaacgtatggaataaattttttataatttaaaacttAACGCGCTTTAGTATAAacgataataaaatatatcaaatatTGTTCTGTAACAATTCTGTTAAGTTGAAcaaaacttttatttttgcatattaatTTGTGCTGTTTTCAgattgtaaattttttggcaaaaagcATGATCGCAtggtataaaataatatatacaaaggGACGTGTTTCATATTCccgcatacgtatgtatatacgtatacataataaaaaaaaatcacatggCATATGTTAAAATGAGCAGCAAAATGCCCgcagtaaaaatgaaaaaggcctacatataagtataaattatggatgcataaatatatatataaatatatatatgcatatgtatacttGCGTTTACATTCGCAAGCGTGAATAAAACACTCTGAGTCAGAGTATAAGctggcataaaaaaagggttataAAAGTGAGGGAAAAAGCAATATTTGTAAAGGCGCGCAGTTAACGCGAcaggggaaaacaaatttgcTTAAATATGCGAGAGAATTATTTCCATAAAATTGAATATTGGTTAAAGCACGTGCTTGCGCGATTTCGCGATTGTGCGATGGCGCGGCTGTGCGATTGTGCGATTACGCGACTGTGCGAGTTTGGCAAAAATTAACGTAACTAATAATTATAGTAAAATTCGTTTAATCAAAATTATGGTttggcaaaattttttttttccaattttaaaattaaaaatgcgaaaaaaattaaacatggACATTTGGCACATGAATTTTTgagtatataattttaatatatataattactacgcaaaaaattaaaaaaaaaatatataattttttttgtttaaaaaagagCTGCGATgtgcttttaaaaatgtttcatataaaataaagatcaaaattatatataaaattatgtttgGTGTTATTCTACGCATCAGTTTTGTATAGTGACAAAAAGTGTATAGGAATGCaattccaaaggggggaaaactTTAAACGATAAAACAAATTCGCAATTGCGGCAGAAAGATTTTACcgttaattaaatttttacgtTTCAATTGGTACATTATACATTTGTGGTGACCCATGCggaaatgatttttttggATGAAATGTGTTTTTATGCGTAAAATTTAAGCGAACGGGGGAAACGCGCACGAATCGAGCTGTTTGTGATTTAATGTGAAGAATTAATCTCATATGTATAAACGCGCGCATGTGTAAATAGAGGTATATTTGTTCACGAAGCTGTTTATGATTTCCCGTACGAGGAAATTACATATAACGGATGAATTATTtgtcaaaaaattaaatggcAGACGTTTTGAGAAAACGCAAACTGGACGTATATGTAATTAATTGCGCTTCATCGATTTGGAAAAGCAAATGAAAGGGTGAGCAGTTCGCGCAGtcatcaattttgcaaacaaAGGAGGAACAATCGCTCGTTATATGTCTGGTGTGTGTTGAAATGTATTACACAGTTCTAtctgtatacatatatacatacatatatatgtacatatatatatgtgcatgtacggAACGCAGGAATTTATGACGAATTTGAGTTTttcgtttaaatttttttttgcgtgtttTACGTACCCCTCGAATGTTTTTTcagaagataaaaatattgttcaTAATTGAGTCACTGGATTAAAATTTGTTGCGCAGTGTAGATGGcgttttaattatatacacatgtgtatgtgtacaATCTGGAGGGtctttggatttttttttttttttaaagtccAAACGGATGGAAAAAGAGAGCAATTCGGAAAAAGGATGAACAAATGTGGAGATAATGGGCACAAGCGTTAAACTGAGGTTGCCAaaataatcaatttttttttttatttttagtatgtgcgcaattaattattttggaCAGTTATTCCTTTTACATAGGCCCGTAAAAGACTGTGCACGGGAATAAGTTGTGGCTTTACaaaaattgctttttttagAGCATACTATTTTGCCATGTCGTTCACGTTATTTGCGCGAAACGTGCGTCATATGCAATTTTTAGTCCACAtttgaaaaagaataattaGTAATACGCGGAAAATTGTCATAATTGGGGCATGGCGTGTGACGCGTTATTAAATGTACGTATGTGCAAAGTAAATACATATTACTCCTGCGTTTTATGATGAATTTTCGTCCGGAAAATTTACCAAAGGTGTATTCGCCAAAGGTCACGATATTGAAGCTCCTCCCACACGGAGAAACATTTAACACGTTTtgaaatgaaaatttttttgttaatttttcttcacaaatGGGTTCGCCATTTTAATTGTTTCACGTGGGAACGTTTGcacataaagaaaaatggggtTTACAACGTGTTTTCATTAAAAACACGTGTTTGGAAATTATGATCTTTCTCCGATGTTGCTGTAATATTCATTGTACATGCCTGTccggatttattttttaaaaaagtatattaagAGCGTTATTTCTGttaagaaaataattcttaCGTTTTAGTAATCTCTTACATCGCGCGAAAAATATttggttgaaaaaaaagaaaaaaaatgtgtatattatTGCTCACACCTTTTTTGTTAAGTATTCACTGGCTTGTAATAAGCTAAGTGCCttccatttggaaaaattacatgAGAAAATAGCGATGTATGTGTTTTATTCCCACTTTTGCGAATGTACGTACATTCTTTCTTAAACATCACTAAGGCATTGGCATTGGGGGAAcgtgtacaaaaataaatttttaagcGCCACAAAGGGGTTTATTACACAGCGCATGGGTTTATACTACTGTTTCGTTAAGAGagagaaacaaaataacCTCTTTCGTAATGTCCAAGGTGAGACCATCAACGGAAATGAGAACGTTCAACTGtttgttttcttcatttttacatataaatggtTAAAGCATTTACGtgagcattttaaaattgtgaatttagccgttttttaaaaaaaaagaagcttaATGTTTGAAAATTATCCATAAATGCAACGCaacatttacaaaaatgtgaatgaaTTCAGCGTAGGGTTCGAGTGATGACAtgcaaagcggaaaaaaaaagaaaaaagaaataaagagCAAAGCACACAATATAAAAGCCACTTTCGCATTCAACAGTTTTGAtgttatttgtaaaaaatgtcgttttaaatttatttgcgAAAGTGTAAACGTgctttataatttcattttgcttacCTTTTCGTAGGGCAATGCcttcaaataaaatgctGCGAAATGTGAGCAGCAAGACTATTAAAACAGGTTATTCCATTCATTCTGGTGTGTttattttgcgtttttttttattcatcaGTCTGTGCACTTTTCAAAGGACAATAAGaaatttgttcgtttttttacgctttatttttgtgcGATCTTTGCCGAAAAAATGTTGCGAGATCTTATTAATGTTCCGCAAATGCaacaaacattttttttttttttttttccttatgaaagacgcattttttaaaaagtggaagTAATTAAATTAGCTTGATTAAACTTGTTTAAGCTGATTTGCCTGAATAGCAAAGGCATGTTGCTATGTGgcgtattttaaaatttgagtTATGCGGTTGGGTTATGCGATACAGTTATGCCGTTGAGTTATgtggtttttaaaaaaaggtatcGCGCATGTGGTTCTATTCAGCGTTATGCGATAAGCGCGTGTTTTATAAGAGGTTAATCCTCCCTTGTTCCGCGCCAATGTGGTTTCAGCACATATGCCACTTTATGTGGTCCCACGGCAGCTCAGCCTGTGGCAATAAGTCGCCGTTATAAAAGCATACCATTATTGAGCTTTGTAGATTTAGACATATTCCCCGTTCCATAATTTTAGCCACAAGCTTGGAAAAGTGATCGAAATGGTGATTTTGTATATAGGGGGTGAATAAGCAAAAGGGATAAGTTTAAGTGAATAGAAAATCCAACATAGCATAGTGGCAACCGaggttgttcctttttcctaCGCAgtgtatacatacatgtgtatgACCACAATGCTGGTTAAAAGAATACAAACATAGAACATGAAATGTAATTACGCTTTAAATAGGTGGGGAACAAtacgcattttaaaaatggcaagtggttttataaaacattacGCGCATGCAGCAggttttataaatttaatgcGCAAACATGAGCTGAattgttaacattttttaaaccagaacaaaaaaaaaaaatgtgttttgaataatatgtattttgaataaaatatatttttttgcatctctttctttttgtttaaaaGTATATGcaacgaaaaaatgtaactatttctatatcattttttctgtCATTACAACgttcattcatttttgtgaatatgCATTTTGATCACTAGTTTTGTTCTCATTTTTTCACGttgcttaaatttttttttttttaatctttgtATTTTAAAGCATTACAACTGAAACTGCCGCGGCATTCAGTCGTGTCAAGtttgtttttatatgttcattttaattttttttaccactatATGAGTTggtgccttttttccttttttatttcgaatGACACATTTTTGTGCGTTAATACAACATCGATGGGTTTTGTGTGTTTGAAATTTAAAAGCATATGTAAGGTTCAAGTTTTTATACACCATTGTATTCATTTAATAAGAGAAAATATTAACGCAAACCGTTGTATATGtcaagtttaaaaaaaaaaaatatagcagtGAAAGGAgttgcaatttatttttgttctatCTTCAGCAAAAGGATAAGAAGCGAATTTTACGCTGTTAAGCggcacaaaaaattgaaaaaaaaagtttcattTACCAAAATTATAGACTTCATGTATGTAGGACTCTTTTTATCGAGAAGAAAGAAGCAATATTTAGCTTAATTTTTGATTTATTCTTTCATGTACACTTGGGGGGCAAATTATGTTGGACACAAACAGAATAATCGAAGTGTGCTATCAGATACGTTCCATTATGaagataattaaaatgtatagatccatttgtattttattaataatatatttgtcaAGAATGATATCGCATAGCCCAAATTCGTTCGATACAATATTGCATATTTCGCTAGATAACCGAAATGACTATATGCCTAgaacaaatggaagaaatcTTGCACAAAGAAGCCCTTCAAGACAAGCATTAAAACGCGCTCATGATTGCTCACTTACAGatgatgaaattttaaaactttttcacCTAATACATGTAGAAGCAATAGCTGCAGGTGATATAATAACTGCCATGCTTTTACGTTTGGATGAAGAAACAGGTCGTGTAGATGTTGAAGGGTTAGTTAGGGACAAGCTACGTAGACGTATACGAATGGAAATGCCATATTTCCCCGCAGATAAAGTAGTAACTATGCAGGCTAGGTTAACCGAACTCGTTGAAGACATAGTCGGAATTAGTCCGTTAAATaaagatataatttttcacaaGTTCGAAGCCTATAAGGTAGAATTAGACGAAACTGTAGACATACTGCGGTTTGTTGCAAGACAACGAACAGAAGAGGGCatatatgaaattttaaacaatttGCAACTTATAGGAGAATTACTAGCAGTTCGATTGAGAAGTAACGATATTGTAGTAAATGAAAATACATCAGCCAGTATGGTACTTCGAATAAGGAGAAGAATTTTGGACATTCTTGAATTTCATCATGACATGCCATCCCAAGCAAATAGTAACTGAAGAAGTGAAGATCGACGCGATTTGTCCTGCACCCCCTGATTTTCCCTTCACCCCGTGATTTTccataatttgaaaaacggTTACATTTGTGCTTACTGTGACCTGTGTGACATTTCGAAGCAAattgtgttaaaaaattggtaACTAATTATGCAACAAAGGGGCACTCGGGGAAGACACCGATATCTGGTTTGTACTATAAATGCAGGGCAGTTATTTGACCCCCTCCTGGTAAGTGACTTAggttaacaaatatatagcACGCAATATTAATGTTACGCAATCGGATTAGCATATAAGGTGTAAAgagtaggaaaaaatggcataaagAAGCTAGTATCATCACCGATGTTTGATAAGCTGTGCCCTCTATTTGGAATGATAACGCCCTTAATTTGTTTGCACGAAGTGGAAGCTTACATGGTTAAACATATGAAACTGATTTAAGAGAACGCGATTCCGGTTTGTGCAGGTTTAGGAAATATTTGTGCGTTAATTTGTCAGAAAAAAGTGGACATAGAAACAGTTCCGTAAAAATGCGCATATTTGGTATTTGCATATGAATCAAATTAATGATATGAAGAAATAAGTCAAGGGCAACGGAAAAATAAGCTTATGCTCATATATGTTTGTGCGAAGTttgttacctttttttgccaaaagagggaaaaaaacctATCACTAAGTGTGCTATCATTTGGACGGCCTACATCGAGCTTTCAAGTGAACAGTTCGCCTTTCAAGGATGATCAACGTTTCGCACATGTGGTGATGTACTTTTGCTATACATTTCTGAAGGTTTGCAGGCCCCGATGGTACACTCCCCCGTACCATTGTATGcttcatattataaatttcaaGAGCATCATAATACATGTCTTATCATATATACATTCTTCACCTCACTTTAGAAGAATGACAATTTTGATTTTATTGTATTTCCGTATGGTTGCCTTGTTGCGCCATTGTAGTTGTATCTGGTTGAACGTCCGCACTATTGCAGTCCCACTACATCATCATTACAGTGGGGACATTTACAAATCttagaaaaaatgtaatgaggaaaaataatatacagaGGTAGTACGAAtaatatgtgtacatatcaTGTGTGTACGTAGCGGGAAGCATATTTACCAATTTTGTGGAATAACCTTTTCGCCGTTTATCgagtattattttaattaaacatATTTGTTTTAAGGGTAAGGGTTTTAAGACCTCAAATGATAAATCcacttttggaaaaaaaaaaaaattgataattaCTAtaacacgaaaaaaaatagactaAAATGGGTATATGTATGTGAATGCATAGAGATACACATATTTACCAATTCGACAGGTAGTCTATGcttaattattttccatCCTGATATGCCATCTTTCACAGGACGAGTGGACAAAATAGTAATACAGTTAAAagatttgttccttttgggtaacatcaaaaaataaacttgcCCTCATTTTGTGCTATCTTATAAAACATGATGTACAAATGGGAATTCCCATTTTAATCTATTCACAAGTACAATTTTAAGTAGCTCATTGCAATTTAGGTTTTCAGTAAATATAATACTACATCAGTTCATTACGTGCATAAATGGGTGCATTTTCTGATCGGtgtgtttgtatttttatccTTCCGTAACTCACAGATATTCTTACatctaaaatattataattggTGATTCCACGGTG carries:
- a CDS encoding hypothetical protein, conserved (encoded by transcript PVX_086345A), which codes for MLDTNRIIEVCYQIRSIMKIIKMYRSICILLIIYLSRMISHSPNSFDTILHISLDNRNDYMPRTNGRNLAQRSPSRQALKRAHDCSLTDDEILKLFHLIHVEAIAAGDIITAMLLRLDEETGRVDVEGLVRDKLRRRIRMEMPYFPADKVVTMQARLTELVEDIVGISPLNKDIIFHKFEAYKVELDETVDILRFVARQRTEEGIYEILNNLQLIGELLAVRLRSNDIVVNENTSASMVLRIRRRILDILEFHHDMPSQANSN